In Oryza sativa Japonica Group chromosome 11, ASM3414082v1, the following are encoded in one genomic region:
- the LOC107279374 gene encoding uncharacterized protein codes for MSVVILDGSTVRGFVADDDAFARSVDARFEALNTNGDGVLSCAKLRRALESFLLLYGAGFGSAQLAPVPAEVSALYDSIFEQFDADHSSAVDRAEFRDRMRCILGS; via the coding sequence atgaGCGTGGTGATCCTGGACGGGTCGACAGTGCGTGGCTTCGTGGCGGACGACGACGCCTTCGCCCGCAGTGTCGACGCGCGCTTCGAGGCGCTGAACACCAACGGTGATGGCGTGCTGTCCTGCGCCAAGCTCCGCCGCGCGCTTGAGTCCTTCCTACTCCTCTACGGCGCCGGCTTCGGCTCCGCCCAGCTGGCCCCGGTCCCCGCCGAGGTCTCCGCCCTCTACGACTCCATCTTCGAGCAGTTCGACGCCGACCACAGCAGCGCCGTAGACCGAGCCGAGTTTCGCGACCGGATGCGCTGCATCCTCGGCTCGTAG